A window from Sphingobacterium hotanense encodes these proteins:
- a CDS encoding NAD(P)-binding domain-containing protein has translation MGNQAGKPDSGRPTSSAVRPELFYKVDIVVIGAGQAGLSAAYHLKREGLEPGKGFVILDDEFGPGGAWQHRWDSLTLSNVNGINDLPGLGFADAVNTKDKELQANVAIPKYYEVYEKTFNLPVIRPVQVTEVIDRNGRFLIRTNGVQFNARGIINATGTWKTPNCPKYPGWEKFKGRQLHTGEYKNADEFIGKHVIIVGGGISAVQLLGEISKVTQTTWVTRRPPDFRHYEFSPEHGREAVAMVEDRVREGLPPKSVVSVTGLPITPAIEDMLEHGVLDRKPMFQEITETGVRWEDGTTMDADVIFWNTGFRHSLDHLAGLNLLSEKGGVVMTGQLVTQVAADPRIHLTGYGPSSSTIGANRAGRAAAKELMAYLKL, from the coding sequence ATGGGAAATCAAGCTGGTAAACCCGATTCAGGAAGGCCTACATCCAGTGCCGTTCGTCCGGAATTATTCTACAAGGTTGATATTGTGGTTATTGGTGCAGGACAAGCCGGCTTATCGGCGGCTTATCACCTGAAACGCGAAGGTTTGGAACCAGGTAAGGGCTTTGTCATTCTCGATGATGAGTTCGGCCCTGGCGGCGCTTGGCAACATCGATGGGATTCGCTCACCCTCAGTAATGTGAATGGTATTAATGACCTACCGGGCTTAGGATTTGCGGATGCTGTTAACACAAAAGATAAGGAGCTACAGGCAAATGTAGCTATTCCGAAATACTACGAAGTTTACGAGAAAACATTTAATTTACCTGTCATCCGTCCGGTTCAAGTTACTGAAGTGATCGACAGAAATGGTCGTTTTCTTATTCGAACAAACGGTGTACAGTTCAATGCTCGAGGAATTATTAATGCAACCGGTACTTGGAAAACACCTAATTGCCCGAAATATCCGGGTTGGGAAAAATTTAAAGGTCGCCAATTGCATACGGGCGAGTATAAAAATGCCGATGAGTTTATTGGCAAACATGTCATCATCGTTGGTGGCGGGATATCGGCTGTGCAACTGCTTGGAGAGATATCTAAAGTTACTCAAACCACATGGGTCACTCGGAGACCTCCAGACTTTCGTCATTATGAATTTTCGCCAGAACACGGTAGGGAAGCTGTTGCGATGGTAGAAGATCGTGTTCGTGAAGGTTTGCCTCCCAAATCCGTCGTGTCTGTTACGGGGCTGCCTATCACTCCTGCAATAGAAGACATGTTAGAACATGGTGTGCTCGATCGAAAACCTATGTTTCAGGAAATAACCGAAACAGGCGTAAGATGGGAAGATGGAACGACGATGGACGCTGATGTAATCTTTTGGAACACTGGATTCCGACATTCCTTAGATCATTTAGCGGGCTTAAACCTCCTTAGCGAAAAAGGCGGTGTCGTCATGACAGGGCAATTGGTCACACAGGTCGCTGCGGACCCTCGTATCCACTTAACGGGCTATGGGCCGTCCTCTTCTACCATTGGTGCTAATCGTGCAGGCAGAGCCGCTGCGAAGGAGTTAATGGCGTATTTGAAACTCTAA
- a CDS encoding helix-turn-helix transcriptional regulator — protein sequence MLSDKSMGIRKFWDFISNRHLSPHLGGLEYVKARVLNQYAFLLCIFFFVDAIKDLFDGFFLTSLFLFSLGIIILMLFFFTKARFRDSFVFSIVLFCSVLIFVFSSAKGFDNGLTFYYFGILLACIFLFNERKNYFYGLTLLLLVLTFFYIGHRYDFELFDIKMGESVEFARRTRIHTFLQLVVFTGFNAIFIITKNSEITRLYEQKERSDQIIMKLTRKLNDNSQSAQIERLVKLAMEDNVLFLSVFKEVFPDCYEALADINPNMTQEEFRFCAMLKLGFTTKEIASYTHLAIRSVQTKKNRLRKSFQIASDEDLYVWIDRIATKSSESSI from the coding sequence ATGTTATCGGATAAAAGTATGGGAATACGGAAGTTCTGGGATTTTATTTCTAATCGACATCTATCACCACATTTGGGAGGTTTAGAATATGTGAAAGCAAGGGTGCTAAATCAATATGCGTTCTTGCTATGTATCTTCTTCTTCGTTGATGCGATCAAAGATTTATTTGATGGCTTCTTCTTAACATCCTTATTCCTTTTTTCCTTAGGTATTATCATCTTAATGCTTTTCTTTTTTACGAAAGCACGTTTTCGAGACTCTTTCGTCTTTTCCATCGTCCTGTTCTGTAGCGTCCTGATATTTGTGTTTTCTTCAGCCAAAGGTTTTGATAATGGATTAACATTCTATTATTTCGGCATTCTTCTCGCATGCATCTTCCTATTCAATGAACGGAAAAATTATTTTTATGGACTTACCTTATTATTGCTGGTGCTAACGTTCTTTTATATTGGTCACCGCTACGACTTCGAGCTCTTTGATATCAAAATGGGGGAATCGGTGGAGTTTGCTCGTCGAACCAGAATTCATACATTCTTGCAATTGGTTGTTTTTACGGGCTTCAATGCTATTTTCATCATTACAAAAAATAGTGAGATTACGCGTCTCTATGAACAAAAAGAACGTAGTGATCAAATTATTATGAAATTAACGCGCAAATTAAATGATAATTCTCAATCTGCTCAAATCGAGCGACTTGTCAAGCTAGCGATGGAAGATAACGTCCTATTTCTATCTGTGTTTAAAGAGGTGTTCCCGGATTGCTACGAAGCCCTGGCGGATATCAACCCCAACATGACACAGGAAGAATTTCGTTTCTGTGCGATGTTGAAGCTTGGCTTTACGACAAAGGAAATCGCGAGTTATACCCACCTTGCCATACGAAGTGTGCAAACGAAAAAGAATCGCTTAAGAAAGTCGTTCCAAATAGCTTCGGATGAAGATTTGTATGTGTGGATAGATCGTATCGCTACAAAATCTTCAGAATCCTCTATATAG